One part of the Arabidopsis thaliana chromosome 4, partial sequence genome encodes these proteins:
- a CDS encoding Sec23/Sec24 protein transport family protein (Sec23/Sec24 protein transport family protein; FUNCTIONS IN: transporter activity, zinc ion binding; INVOLVED IN: intracellular protein transport, transport, ER to Golgi vesicle-mediated transport; LOCATED IN: COPII vesicle coat; EXPRESSED IN: 24 plant structures; EXPRESSED DURING: 13 growth stages; CONTAINS InterPro DOMAIN/s: Sec23/Sec24, helical domain (InterPro:IPR006900), Sec23/Sec24 beta-sandwich (InterPro:IPR012990), Sec23/Sec24, trunk domain (InterPro:IPR006896), Zinc finger, Sec23/Sec24-type (InterPro:IPR006895), Gelsolin domain (InterPro:IPR007123); BEST Arabidopsis thaliana protein match is: Sec23/Sec24 protein transport family protein (TAIR:AT3G23660.1); Has 30201 Blast hits to 17322 proteins in 780 species: Archae - 12; Bacteria - 1396; Metazoa - 17338; Fungi - 3422; Plants - 5037; Viruses - 0; Other Eukaryotes - 2996 (source: NCBI BLink).) — MAEMADKAKVEEMDWEGIDGVRMTWNLWPRTKVEASKCVIPLAASISPIRRHPLILDLPYAPLDCKTCKALLNAFARVDFAAMNWVCPFCYHRNHFPSHYHSISEINLPGELYPQYTTVEYTLPPDPSRVPPPPVFVFVLDTCMIEEELGYAKSALKQAIGLLPENALVGFVSFGTQAHVHELGFSEMSKVFVFKGNKEVTKDQILDQLGLGSSSRRAPTSGFSKGAQNGFQSSGVDRFLLPASECEYTLDLLLDELQSDQWPVQPGHRPQRCTGVALSVAAGLLGACLPGTGARIVALVGGPCTEGPGTIISKDLSDPVRSHKDLDKDAAPYYKKAVKFYDSIAKQLVAQGHVLDLFASALDQVGVAEMKVAVESTGGLVVLSESFGHSVFKDSFKRMFEDGEHSLGLCFNGTLEINCSKDIKIQGVIGPCSSLEKKGPNVADTVIGEGNTSAWKLCGLDKSTCLTVFFDLSSTGSTAPGALNQQLYLQFITRYQNSEGKSLARVTTLTRQWVDTAVSTENLVQGFDQETAAVVMARLTSLKMETEEGFDATRWLDRTLIRLCSKFGEYRKDDPTSFTLKPYLTLFPQFMFNLRRSQFVQVFNNSPDETAYFRMLLNRENISNAIVMIQPSLTSYSFNSGPQAALLDVASIAADKILLLDAYFSVVVFHGMTISQWRNMGYHHQPEHEAFAQLLQAPQEDSQMLVRERFPVPRLVVCDQHGSQARFLLAKLNPSATYNNANEMSAGSDIIFTDDVSLQVFIEHLQKLAVQS; from the exons ATGGCGGAGATGGCGGATAAGGCGAAAGTGGAGGAGATGGATTGGGAAGGTATTGATGGAGTTCGTATGACTTGGAACCTTTGGCCTCGCACTAAGGTTGAAGCAAGCAAGTGTGTGATTCCTCTCGCCGCTTCAATTTCACCGATCCGTCGTCACCCCCTTATCCTTGATCTCCCTTATGCTCCTCTCGATTGCAAGACTTGTAAAGCTCTTCTCAACGCCTTCGCTCGTGTTGATTTCGCCGCTATGAACTGGGTCTGTCCTTTTTGCTATCATAGGAATCATTTCCCTTCTCATTACCATTCGATCTCTGAGATTAATCTCCCTGGTGAGCTTTATCCCCAGTACACTACTGTTGAGTACACGTTGCCTCCTGATCCGTCTCGTGTGCCTCCACCAcctgtgtttgtgtttgttctcGATACGTGCATGATTGAGGAAGAATTGGGATATGCCAAATCGGCTCTTAAGCAGGCGATCGGGTTGCTTCCGGAGAATGCTTTGGTTGGGTTTGTGTCGTTTGGTACTCAGGCTCATGTGCATGAATTGGGGTTCTCTGAGATGTCtaaagtttttgtctttaaagGCAATAAAGAAGTTACCAAGGATCAAATTTTGGATCAGTTGGGGCTTGGGTCTTCTTCGAGGAGAGCTCCTACTTCTGGGTTTTCTAAAGGAGCGCAAAACGGATTCCAGAGTTCCGGTGTTGACAGATTCCTGCTGCCCGCTTCGGAGTGTGAATACACACTGGACTTG CTTTTGGATGAGCTCCAATCAGACCAGTGGCCTGTTCAGCCAGGTCATCGTCCCCAACGATGCACAGGGGTTGCATTGAGTGTAGCTGCAGGATTGCTTGGAGCTTGCTTACCTGGAACTGGTGCTAGAATTGTAGCTTTGGTTGGAGGTCCATGTACAGAGGGCCCTGGAACG aTTATCTCAAAGGATTTGTCAGATCCTGTGCGCTCCCACAAAGATCTAGATAAAGATGCTGCTCCTTATTATAAAAAAGCTGTAAAGTTTTATGATAGTATTGCAAAGCAGCTTGTCGCTCAGGGTCATGTGTTAGACCTTTTCGCTTCTGCACTTGATCAG GTCGGGGTTGCTGAAATGAAAGTAGCCGTTGAAAGTACCGGTGGTCTCGTTGTTCTGTCTGAAAGTTTTGGCCATTCTGTATTTAAAGATTCCTTTAAGAGGATGTTTGAAGATGGCGAGCACTCTCTTGGTCTCTGCTTCAA TGGCACGCTTGAGATAAATTGTTCAAAAGACATCAAAATTCAAGGGGTTATCGGGCCTTGCTCATCATTAGAAAAG AAAGGTCCCAATGTTGCTGACACAGTCATTGGAGAGGGGAATACCAGTGCTTGGAAATTGTGTGGCCTCGACAAGAGTACCTGCTTGACTGTATTCTTTGATCTATCTTCAACCGGGTCAACTGCTCCTGGAGCTTTAAATCAGCAGTTGTATTTGCAGTTTATCACAAG ATACCAAAACTCTGAAGGTAAAAGTTTGGCCCGGGTTACAACTTTAACCAGACAGTGGGTAGATACTGCTGTGAGCACAGAG AATCTTGTGCAAGGCTTTGACCAAGAAACTGCTGCAGTGGTTATGGCAAGATTAACTTCCttaaaaatggaaacagaG GAGGGATTTGATGCAACTCGGTGGCTAGATCGGACTCTCATTCGTCTGTGTTCAAAATTTGGTGAATATAGAAAGGATGATCCAACCTCGTTTACGCTGAAACCATATCTTACATTGTTCCCTCAATTCATGTTTAACCTGAGGCGGTCACAGTTTGTTCAG GTCTTTAACAATAGTCCTGATGAAACCGCATACTTCCGCATGTTGCTAAACCGGGAAAACATTTCAAATGCAATTGTCATGATCCAACCTTCTCTGACGTCATATTCATTCAATTCAGGACCTCAGGCAGCTTTGCTGGATGTGGCTTCCATTGCAGCTGACAAGATTCTTCTATTAGATGCATATTTTAGTGTTGTTGTCTTCCATGGAATGACTATATCGCAATGGCGAAACATGGGTTATCATCATCAGCCTGAACATGAG GCCTTTGCTCAGTTATTGCAAGCTCCGCAAGAGGATTCCCAGATGTTAGTCCGGGAGCGTTTCCCAGTCCCGAGATTAGTTGTGTGTGATCAACATGGATCACAG GCAAGGTTTTTATTGGCTAAGCTGAATCCATCAGCGACTTACAACAATGCAAACGAGATGTCAGCTGGGTCAGACATAATCTTCACTGACGATGTGAGCCTGCAAGTCTTTATTGAACATCTTCAGAAACTGGCCGTGCAATCCTGA
- a CDS encoding Sec23/Sec24 protein transport family protein (Sec23/Sec24 protein transport family protein; FUNCTIONS IN: transporter activity, zinc ion binding; INVOLVED IN: intracellular protein transport, transport, ER to Golgi vesicle-mediated transport; LOCATED IN: COPII vesicle coat; EXPRESSED IN: 24 plant structures; EXPRESSED DURING: 13 growth stages; CONTAINS InterPro DOMAIN/s: Sec23/Sec24, helical domain (InterPro:IPR006900), Sec23/Sec24 beta-sandwich (InterPro:IPR012990), Sec23/Sec24, trunk domain (InterPro:IPR006896), Zinc finger, Sec23/Sec24-type (InterPro:IPR006895); BEST Arabidopsis thaliana protein match is: Sec23/Sec24 protein transport family protein (TAIR:AT3G23660.1); Has 35333 Blast hits to 34131 proteins in 2444 species: Archae - 798; Bacteria - 22429; Metazoa - 974; Fungi - 991; Plants - 531; Viruses - 0; Other Eukaryotes - 9610 (source: NCBI BLink).), translating to MAEMADKAKVEEMDWEGIDGVRMTWNLWPRTKVEASKCVIPLAASISPIRRHPLILDLPYAPLDCKTCKALLNAFARVDFAAMNWVCPFCYHRNHFPSHYHSISEINLPGELYPQYTTVEYTLPPDPSRVPPPPVFVFVLDTCMIEEELGYAKSALKQAIGLLPENALVGFVSFGTQAHVHELGFSEMSKVFVFKGNKEVTKDQILDQLGLGSSSRRAPTSGFSKGAQNGFQSSGVDRFLLPASECEYTLDLLLDELQSDQWPVQPGHRPQRCTGVALSVAAGLLGACLPGTGARIVALVGGPCTEGPGTIISKDLSDPVRSHKDLDKDAAPYYKKAVKFYDSIAKQLVAQGHVLDLFASALDQVGVAEMKVAVESTGGLVVLSESFGHSVFKDSFKRMFEDGEHSLGLCFNGTLEINCSKDIKIQGVIGPCSSLEKKGPNVADTVIGEGNTSAWKLCGLDKSTCLTVFFDLSSTGSTAPGALNQQLYLQFITRYQNSEGKSLARVTTLTRQWVDTAVSTENLVQGFDQETAAVVMARLTSLKMETEEGFDATRWLDRTLIRLCSKFGEYRKDDPTSFTLKPYLTLFPQFMFNLRRSQFVQDLRQLCWMWLPLQLTRFFY from the exons ATGGCGGAGATGGCGGATAAGGCGAAAGTGGAGGAGATGGATTGGGAAGGTATTGATGGAGTTCGTATGACTTGGAACCTTTGGCCTCGCACTAAGGTTGAAGCAAGCAAGTGTGTGATTCCTCTCGCCGCTTCAATTTCACCGATCCGTCGTCACCCCCTTATCCTTGATCTCCCTTATGCTCCTCTCGATTGCAAGACTTGTAAAGCTCTTCTCAACGCCTTCGCTCGTGTTGATTTCGCCGCTATGAACTGGGTCTGTCCTTTTTGCTATCATAGGAATCATTTCCCTTCTCATTACCATTCGATCTCTGAGATTAATCTCCCTGGTGAGCTTTATCCCCAGTACACTACTGTTGAGTACACGTTGCCTCCTGATCCGTCTCGTGTGCCTCCACCAcctgtgtttgtgtttgttctcGATACGTGCATGATTGAGGAAGAATTGGGATATGCCAAATCGGCTCTTAAGCAGGCGATCGGGTTGCTTCCGGAGAATGCTTTGGTTGGGTTTGTGTCGTTTGGTACTCAGGCTCATGTGCATGAATTGGGGTTCTCTGAGATGTCtaaagtttttgtctttaaagGCAATAAAGAAGTTACCAAGGATCAAATTTTGGATCAGTTGGGGCTTGGGTCTTCTTCGAGGAGAGCTCCTACTTCTGGGTTTTCTAAAGGAGCGCAAAACGGATTCCAGAGTTCCGGTGTTGACAGATTCCTGCTGCCCGCTTCGGAGTGTGAATACACACTGGACTTG CTTTTGGATGAGCTCCAATCAGACCAGTGGCCTGTTCAGCCAGGTCATCGTCCCCAACGATGCACAGGGGTTGCATTGAGTGTAGCTGCAGGATTGCTTGGAGCTTGCTTACCTGGAACTGGTGCTAGAATTGTAGCTTTGGTTGGAGGTCCATGTACAGAGGGCCCTGGAACG aTTATCTCAAAGGATTTGTCAGATCCTGTGCGCTCCCACAAAGATCTAGATAAAGATGCTGCTCCTTATTATAAAAAAGCTGTAAAGTTTTATGATAGTATTGCAAAGCAGCTTGTCGCTCAGGGTCATGTGTTAGACCTTTTCGCTTCTGCACTTGATCAG GTCGGGGTTGCTGAAATGAAAGTAGCCGTTGAAAGTACCGGTGGTCTCGTTGTTCTGTCTGAAAGTTTTGGCCATTCTGTATTTAAAGATTCCTTTAAGAGGATGTTTGAAGATGGCGAGCACTCTCTTGGTCTCTGCTTCAA TGGCACGCTTGAGATAAATTGTTCAAAAGACATCAAAATTCAAGGGGTTATCGGGCCTTGCTCATCATTAGAAAAG AAAGGTCCCAATGTTGCTGACACAGTCATTGGAGAGGGGAATACCAGTGCTTGGAAATTGTGTGGCCTCGACAAGAGTACCTGCTTGACTGTATTCTTTGATCTATCTTCAACCGGGTCAACTGCTCCTGGAGCTTTAAATCAGCAGTTGTATTTGCAGTTTATCACAAG ATACCAAAACTCTGAAGGTAAAAGTTTGGCCCGGGTTACAACTTTAACCAGACAGTGGGTAGATACTGCTGTGAGCACAGAG AATCTTGTGCAAGGCTTTGACCAAGAAACTGCTGCAGTGGTTATGGCAAGATTAACTTCCttaaaaatggaaacagaG GAGGGATTTGATGCAACTCGGTGGCTAGATCGGACTCTCATTCGTCTGTGTTCAAAATTTGGTGAATATAGAAAGGATGATCCAACCTCGTTTACGCTGAAACCATATCTTACATTGTTCCCTCAATTCATGTTTAACCTGAGGCGGTCACAGTTTGTTCAG GACCTCAGGCAGCTTTGCTGGATGTGGCTTCCATTGCAGCTGACAAGATTCTTCTATTAG
- a CDS encoding Sec23/Sec24 protein transport family protein (Sec23/Sec24 protein transport family protein; FUNCTIONS IN: transporter activity, zinc ion binding; INVOLVED IN: intracellular protein transport, transport, ER to Golgi vesicle-mediated transport; LOCATED IN: COPII vesicle coat; EXPRESSED IN: 24 plant structures; EXPRESSED DURING: 13 growth stages; CONTAINS InterPro DOMAIN/s: Sec23/Sec24, helical domain (InterPro:IPR006900), Sec23/Sec24 beta-sandwich (InterPro:IPR012990), Sec23/Sec24, trunk domain (InterPro:IPR006896), Zinc finger, Sec23/Sec24-type (InterPro:IPR006895), Gelsolin domain (InterPro:IPR007123); BEST Arabidopsis thaliana protein match is: Sec23/Sec24 protein transport family protein (TAIR:AT3G23660.1); Has 1490 Blast hits to 1472 proteins in 242 species: Archae - 0; Bacteria - 0; Metazoa - 529; Fungi - 429; Plants - 324; Viruses - 0; Other Eukaryotes - 208 (source: NCBI BLink).), whose amino-acid sequence MAEMADKAKVEEMDWEGIDGVRMTWNLWPRTKVEASKCVIPLAASISPIRRHPLILDLPYAPLDCKTCKALLNAFARVDFAAMNWVCPFCYHRNHFPSHYHSISEINLPGELYPQYTTVEYTLPPDPSRVPPPPVFVFVLDTCMIEEELGYAKSALKQAIGLLPENALVGFVSFGTQAHVHELGFSEMSKVFVFKGNKEVTKDQILDQLGLGSSSRRAPTSGFSKGAQNGFQSSGVDRFLLPASECEYTLDLLLDELQSDQWPVQPGHRPQRCTGVALSVAAGLLGACLPGTGARIVALVGGPCTEGPGTIISKDLSDPVRSHKDLDKDAAPYYKKAVKFYDSIAKQLVAQGHVLDLFASALDQVGVAEMKVAVESTGGLVVLSESFGHSVFKDSFKRMFEDGEHSLGLCFNGTLEINCSKDIKIQGVIGPCSSLEKKGPNVADTVIGEGNTSAWKLCGLDKSTCLTVFFDLSSTGSTAPGALNQQLYLQFITRYQNSEGKSLARVTTLTRQWVDTAVSTEVNLVQGFDQETAAVVMARLTSLKMETEEGFDATRWLDRTLIRLCSKFGEYRKDDPTSFTLKPYLTLFPQFMFNLRRSQFVQVFNNSPDETAYFRMLLNRENISNAIVMIQPSLTSYSFNSGPQAALLDVASIAADKILLLDAYFSVVVFHGMTISQWRNMGYHHQPEHEAFAQLLQAPQEDSQMLVRERFPVPRLVVCDQHGSQARFLLAKLNPSATYNNANEMSAGSDIIFTDDVSLQVFIEHLQKLAVQS is encoded by the exons ATGGCGGAGATGGCGGATAAGGCGAAAGTGGAGGAGATGGATTGGGAAGGTATTGATGGAGTTCGTATGACTTGGAACCTTTGGCCTCGCACTAAGGTTGAAGCAAGCAAGTGTGTGATTCCTCTCGCCGCTTCAATTTCACCGATCCGTCGTCACCCCCTTATCCTTGATCTCCCTTATGCTCCTCTCGATTGCAAGACTTGTAAAGCTCTTCTCAACGCCTTCGCTCGTGTTGATTTCGCCGCTATGAACTGGGTCTGTCCTTTTTGCTATCATAGGAATCATTTCCCTTCTCATTACCATTCGATCTCTGAGATTAATCTCCCTGGTGAGCTTTATCCCCAGTACACTACTGTTGAGTACACGTTGCCTCCTGATCCGTCTCGTGTGCCTCCACCAcctgtgtttgtgtttgttctcGATACGTGCATGATTGAGGAAGAATTGGGATATGCCAAATCGGCTCTTAAGCAGGCGATCGGGTTGCTTCCGGAGAATGCTTTGGTTGGGTTTGTGTCGTTTGGTACTCAGGCTCATGTGCATGAATTGGGGTTCTCTGAGATGTCtaaagtttttgtctttaaagGCAATAAAGAAGTTACCAAGGATCAAATTTTGGATCAGTTGGGGCTTGGGTCTTCTTCGAGGAGAGCTCCTACTTCTGGGTTTTCTAAAGGAGCGCAAAACGGATTCCAGAGTTCCGGTGTTGACAGATTCCTGCTGCCCGCTTCGGAGTGTGAATACACACTGGACTTG CTTTTGGATGAGCTCCAATCAGACCAGTGGCCTGTTCAGCCAGGTCATCGTCCCCAACGATGCACAGGGGTTGCATTGAGTGTAGCTGCAGGATTGCTTGGAGCTTGCTTACCTGGAACTGGTGCTAGAATTGTAGCTTTGGTTGGAGGTCCATGTACAGAGGGCCCTGGAACG aTTATCTCAAAGGATTTGTCAGATCCTGTGCGCTCCCACAAAGATCTAGATAAAGATGCTGCTCCTTATTATAAAAAAGCTGTAAAGTTTTATGATAGTATTGCAAAGCAGCTTGTCGCTCAGGGTCATGTGTTAGACCTTTTCGCTTCTGCACTTGATCAG GTCGGGGTTGCTGAAATGAAAGTAGCCGTTGAAAGTACCGGTGGTCTCGTTGTTCTGTCTGAAAGTTTTGGCCATTCTGTATTTAAAGATTCCTTTAAGAGGATGTTTGAAGATGGCGAGCACTCTCTTGGTCTCTGCTTCAA TGGCACGCTTGAGATAAATTGTTCAAAAGACATCAAAATTCAAGGGGTTATCGGGCCTTGCTCATCATTAGAAAAG AAAGGTCCCAATGTTGCTGACACAGTCATTGGAGAGGGGAATACCAGTGCTTGGAAATTGTGTGGCCTCGACAAGAGTACCTGCTTGACTGTATTCTTTGATCTATCTTCAACCGGGTCAACTGCTCCTGGAGCTTTAAATCAGCAGTTGTATTTGCAGTTTATCACAAG ATACCAAAACTCTGAAGGTAAAAGTTTGGCCCGGGTTACAACTTTAACCAGACAGTGGGTAGATACTGCTGTGAGCACAGAGGTA AATCTTGTGCAAGGCTTTGACCAAGAAACTGCTGCAGTGGTTATGGCAAGATTAACTTCCttaaaaatggaaacagaG GAGGGATTTGATGCAACTCGGTGGCTAGATCGGACTCTCATTCGTCTGTGTTCAAAATTTGGTGAATATAGAAAGGATGATCCAACCTCGTTTACGCTGAAACCATATCTTACATTGTTCCCTCAATTCATGTTTAACCTGAGGCGGTCACAGTTTGTTCAG GTCTTTAACAATAGTCCTGATGAAACCGCATACTTCCGCATGTTGCTAAACCGGGAAAACATTTCAAATGCAATTGTCATGATCCAACCTTCTCTGACGTCATATTCATTCAATTCAGGACCTCAGGCAGCTTTGCTGGATGTGGCTTCCATTGCAGCTGACAAGATTCTTCTATTAGATGCATATTTTAGTGTTGTTGTCTTCCATGGAATGACTATATCGCAATGGCGAAACATGGGTTATCATCATCAGCCTGAACATGAG GCCTTTGCTCAGTTATTGCAAGCTCCGCAAGAGGATTCCCAGATGTTAGTCCGGGAGCGTTTCCCAGTCCCGAGATTAGTTGTGTGTGATCAACATGGATCACAG GCAAGGTTTTTATTGGCTAAGCTGAATCCATCAGCGACTTACAACAATGCAAACGAGATGTCAGCTGGGTCAGACATAATCTTCACTGACGATGTGAGCCTGCAAGTCTTTATTGAACATCTTCAGAAACTGGCCGTGCAATCCTGA
- a CDS encoding F-box family protein-like protein (F-box family protein-related; BEST Arabidopsis thaliana protein match is: F-box family protein with a domain of unknown function (DUF295) (TAIR:AT4G22170.1); Has 30201 Blast hits to 17322 proteins in 780 species: Archae - 12; Bacteria - 1396; Metazoa - 17338; Fungi - 3422; Plants - 5037; Viruses - 0; Other Eukaryotes - 2996 (source: NCBI BLink).), which translates to MENKHNPTSHTSHTWSELPELNPCVPLGTLLPDKSCPKTHPLADLIPPRQQQQFMHGNSWKLAPYGRSMIMRYAMQVRGQLAPTVLGINRTWKGDTCWNQIPKTSDCFHMVYKDHKLYFLNKTGSFKIFDFCGDIPQQTFEWSVKVERSQFGPPPPSNPWKVLATKLVVTVTGKVLKVEEMGGARPRTWSFRVFESMLLDQGITVLANDTGGFIRNTIYFSASHGNNTHDIYIFNLETQKTEPLHTLDSYSSSVQFYGAQWFVPSFKH; encoded by the exons ATGGAGAATAAGCATAACCCTACTTCTCATACGTCTCATACCTGGTCGGAGCTTCCCGAGCTAAATCCGTGTGTTCCTCTTGGTACTCTGCTTCCAGACAAGTCGTGCCCAAAAACACATCCATTGGCTGATTTGATTCCCCcgagacaacaacaacaattcaTGCAC GGCAACTCATGGAAGTTGGCTCCTTATGGGAGATCGATG ATTATGCGTTACGCCATGCAAGTCAGAGGACAATTAGCACCTACCGTGTTAGGTATAAACCGTACGTGG AAAGGAGATACATGTTGGAATCAAATCCCCAAAACTTCAGATTGTTTCCACATGGTTTACAAGGATCACAAGCTTTACTTCCTAAACAAAACTGGTAgtttcaaaatctttgatttttgtggaGATATTCCACAACAAACCTTTGAGTGGAGTGTTAAAGTTGAAAGATCTCAGTTTGGACCTCCTCCACCAAGTAATCCATGGAAAGTTCTTGCCACAAAACTTGTAGTCACCGTAACAGGAAAAGTCCTCAAGGTTGAAGAAATGGGGGGAGCGAGGCCTAGAACCTGGTCCTTCCGGGTTTTCGAG TCGATGCTTTTGGATCAAGGCATCACTGTGCTAGCCAATGACACTGGTGGATTCATTAGAAATACCATCTATTTCAGTGCTAGTCATGGGAATAACACACATGATATCTATATCTTCAATCTCGAGACACAAAAGACGGAGCCGCTGCACACACTTGATAGTTATTCTTCATCAGTTCAATTCTATGGAGCTCAATGGTTCGTACCTAGTTTCAAGCACTAA